One Succinispira mobilis DSM 6222 genomic window carries:
- the dcuC gene encoding C4-dicarboxylate transporter DcuC: MGLVISLIVTFWVGYLIVKKYKPQPVLFIGGMILMFAGVALGVGKILPGKTASTGLMLFDAYEFIKATFSSRAAGLGLNIMAVGGFAKYMDHIGASRALVKMTIKPLLRLKSPYVVLAACWVLGMFLGLCINSASGLAMLLMVTMFPVLISLGVSRLSATAAIATTLCLDWSPSDTGTILSATTAGLDPVLYWTNYQVPIAMLVIPVVAVLHFVVQKWMDKRDGHVVKPIELEKVEENDTTPGFYAILPTIPLALILAFSNLWITWIKMDIIKAMFIGVTLGMIFEYMRLRDGKKVFTDLQVFFDGLGMQMANVITLIVAGETFARGLVVIGTIDSIIGSAQSSGFGGAGMILVMIAIIAVSSVVMGSGNAPFFAFAALTPTVAAKMGLHPVVMLLPMHFAASAARTMSPITAVIVVAAGMANISPFDLVKRTAIPMAGALLMIVLGNFILFY, translated from the coding sequence GTGGGTTTAGTAATATCTCTGATTGTAACATTTTGGGTAGGTTATCTAATTGTAAAAAAATATAAACCACAACCAGTTTTATTTATCGGCGGGATGATTTTAATGTTCGCTGGGGTAGCTTTGGGAGTTGGGAAAATTTTACCAGGTAAGACAGCTTCTACAGGATTAATGTTATTTGATGCTTACGAATTTATTAAAGCAACCTTTAGCTCAAGAGCTGCTGGTTTAGGTTTAAACATTATGGCTGTAGGCGGGTTTGCTAAATATATGGATCATATTGGAGCGAGTAGAGCCTTGGTAAAAATGACCATTAAACCATTGCTAAGATTAAAGTCTCCTTATGTTGTTTTGGCGGCTTGTTGGGTATTAGGAATGTTCTTAGGTCTATGTATCAACAGTGCTTCTGGCTTAGCTATGTTATTGATGGTTACGATGTTCCCAGTTTTAATTAGTTTAGGTGTAAGTAGATTGTCGGCTACAGCTGCAATTGCAACGACTTTATGTTTAGACTGGAGCCCAAGTGATACAGGGACAATTTTATCAGCAACTACAGCTGGATTAGATCCAGTTTTATATTGGACTAATTATCAAGTGCCGATTGCGATGCTTGTAATTCCAGTAGTTGCAGTTTTACATTTTGTTGTGCAAAAATGGATGGACAAACGTGATGGTCATGTTGTAAAGCCTATTGAATTAGAAAAAGTTGAGGAAAACGATACAACACCGGGATTTTATGCAATATTACCAACTATACCACTAGCGTTAATTTTAGCATTTAGTAATCTTTGGATAACTTGGATTAAAATGGATATTATAAAAGCGATGTTTATTGGGGTTACTTTAGGCATGATCTTTGAATATATGCGTTTACGTGATGGAAAAAAAGTATTTACTGATTTACAAGTTTTCTTTGATGGTTTAGGAATGCAAATGGCTAATGTAATTACCCTAATCGTAGCTGGGGAAACTTTTGCACGTGGGTTGGTTGTAATCGGTACTATTGATAGCATTATTGGTTCGGCGCAATCTTCAGGTTTTGGTGGCGCGGGCATGATTTTAGTTATGATTGCTATTATCGCTGTATCTTCAGTAGTTATGGGTTCGGGCAATGCACCTTTCTTTGCTTTTGCAGCCTTAACTCCGACTGTAGCTGCTAAAATGGGCTTGCATCCAGTAGTTATGTTATTGCCAATGCACTTTGCAGCTAGTGCAGCGAGAACAATGTCGCCAATAACTGCTGTTATTGTTGTAGCGGCGGGAATGGCAAATATTTCACCTTTTGATTTAGTAAAACGTACTGCTATACCGATGGCAGGAGCTTTACTTATGATTGTTCTTGGGAACTTTATTTTATTCTATTAA
- a CDS encoding sodium:solute symporter family protein encodes MSIQLFIVLTYVIALFSVSFYVKNRASSNSTDYLFASRKLSASLVAANITGLAVGAAATVGVAENAFSNGMGAGWYTGAWAVGALAMGLLAAGKYRQLNCTTIPELFERYYDTKGRVVSVIGLITIQLVITSLQYLAGGAILASLLPDIFTFKTGMLASATVFISITFIGGLWSSGISNLVSVVLIYFGITYSSFSALANFGGLEKVMTSLPNNIAWFSPLGGLGLATIISWMVVFVTQSITAQGPVQIACGAKDSATARKGFVWGAILIFPVGFLCALLGIISRVTYPDITATMALPKIIMSLNPVASGITLAALWAADVSTACTILLGAGTLFSQDIYKRFFNPNISEKNYLLVNKLSILFLGLVTLWFAFNAVGILKTMLVGLSLATAFTVVFLFTVFAPSLCRKNSAFVTTVVGILTLVVWEFLPSFRIFSHPIYMEWTACLIAFFLTAVLDKQPIKILSTENAQRSAVYVREESFN; translated from the coding sequence ATGTCTATTCAATTATTTATTGTTCTTACCTATGTTATAGCTTTATTTTCTGTGAGTTTTTATGTTAAAAATCGAGCCAGTAGTAATTCTACCGACTATTTATTTGCTAGTAGAAAACTATCAGCATCATTAGTTGCAGCCAATATTACTGGACTTGCAGTTGGTGCTGCTGCCACAGTTGGGGTAGCCGAAAATGCCTTTTCTAACGGTATGGGAGCCGGGTGGTACACTGGGGCTTGGGCCGTTGGTGCCTTAGCTATGGGATTACTCGCTGCGGGCAAATATCGTCAGTTAAATTGCACTACGATCCCAGAACTTTTTGAAAGGTATTACGATACCAAAGGACGCGTAGTGAGTGTTATTGGTCTTATTACAATCCAATTAGTTATTACTTCTCTACAGTATTTAGCAGGTGGTGCAATTTTAGCTTCTTTATTACCTGATATTTTTACTTTTAAAACTGGCATGCTTGCCAGTGCCACTGTTTTTATCAGCATTACTTTTATCGGTGGCCTGTGGTCTTCCGGAATTTCCAACCTAGTAAGTGTTGTTTTAATCTATTTTGGTATAACTTATTCTTCTTTTTCAGCTTTAGCTAATTTTGGTGGTCTAGAAAAAGTTATGACTAGTTTGCCAAATAACATTGCTTGGTTTTCTCCTTTGGGCGGTTTAGGTCTAGCTACAATTATTAGTTGGATGGTTGTATTTGTGACACAATCTATTACTGCACAAGGACCAGTGCAAATAGCTTGCGGTGCTAAAGATTCTGCCACTGCACGCAAAGGCTTTGTTTGGGGGGCAATCTTAATTTTCCCAGTAGGTTTTTTGTGTGCTTTGCTAGGTATTATATCGCGAGTAACTTATCCTGATATAACTGCTACAATGGCCTTACCCAAAATAATTATGAGCTTAAATCCAGTAGCTTCGGGAATAACTTTGGCTGCATTATGGGCGGCGGACGTTTCTACTGCTTGTACCATTCTTCTTGGTGCTGGAACTTTATTCTCTCAAGATATTTACAAAAGATTTTTCAATCCTAATATTAGTGAAAAAAATTATCTTCTAGTTAATAAATTGTCTATTTTATTTTTAGGTTTAGTAACCTTATGGTTTGCGTTTAATGCTGTAGGAATTTTAAAAACAATGTTAGTTGGCTTAAGTTTAGCGACTGCTTTTACTGTTGTTTTCTTATTTACAGTATTCGCTCCAAGTCTTTGTCGAAAAAATTCTGCCTTTGTTACCACTGTAGTCGGAATACTAACTTTAGTAGTTTGGGAATTTCTTCCTTCCTTTAGAATTTTTAGTCATCCGATTTACATGGAGTGGACTGCTTGTTTAATAGCATTTTTCTTAACTGCTGTTTTAGACAAACAACCCATAAAAATACTTTCTACCGAAAACGCTCAAAGGAGTGCTGTATATGTCCGAGAGGAAAGTTTTAACTAG
- a CDS encoding HutP family protein, whose translation MSERKVLTSVDVGRCALKLAISSSRIEEQTLRQNLSKNDIIAVAVDFGGEFTQSIVKIVERAVVASQRQNLITETHISAGAVAGAVHEALSQVVNKAIGFNVGGKIGIARYGEHLCVAVYMGIGVLNLNELAVGLAHRCLPQEL comes from the coding sequence ATGTCCGAGAGGAAAGTTTTAACTAGTGTTGATGTTGGAAGATGCGCACTTAAATTAGCTATTTCAAGTTCACGCATTGAAGAACAAACACTCCGCCAAAATTTAAGTAAAAATGATATTATCGCCGTAGCGGTTGATTTCGGCGGCGAATTTACACAGTCTATTGTGAAAATAGTTGAACGTGCCGTGGTCGCTTCGCAACGTCAAAATCTAATAACCGAAACTCACATTAGTGCTGGTGCAGTAGCTGGAGCCGTACATGAAGCTTTAAGTCAAGTTGTTAATAAAGCTATCGGCTTTAATGTCGGCGGTAAAATAGGAATTGCTCGCTACGGCGAACATCTCTGCGTTGCCGTATATATGGGTATTGGAGTTTTAAATTTAAATGAACTAGCCGTTGGTTTAGCGCATCGTTGTCTTCCTCAAGAACTATAA
- a CDS encoding RidA family protein, with protein sequence MNKIISTKLAPQAIGPYSQAIKVQNQLFASGQIAINPATNEFVGGDITSETHQVMNNIKALLQSEGLTFDNVFKTTVFLADMNDFQNFNSVYATYFPNIKPARSCVQVAQLPKNAKVEVEIIASYE encoded by the coding sequence ATGAACAAAATAATTTCAACTAAACTAGCACCACAAGCAATTGGCCCTTACTCTCAAGCTATCAAAGTTCAAAACCAATTGTTTGCCTCTGGACAAATCGCTATCAATCCAGCTACAAACGAATTCGTTGGTGGCGATATAACTAGTGAAACTCATCAAGTAATGAACAATATAAAAGCGCTCTTACAAAGTGAAGGTCTCACTTTTGACAACGTGTTTAAAACTACTGTTTTTTTAGCAGATATGAATGATTTCCAAAATTTCAACAGTGTTTATGCTACTTACTTTCCTAATATAAAGCCAGCTCGTTCTTGTGTTCAAGTAGCCCAATTACCTAAAAATGCAAAAGTTGAAGTTGAAATAATCGCTAGTTATGAATAA
- the sdaAA gene encoding L-serine ammonia-lyase, iron-sulfur-dependent, subunit alpha: MTQLNKFSLTEWLNQAQSEGIDFADFLLRYNSQNLDTSKDKILLEMSAMLEVMKNSILSGLQGLKSPSGMVGGAAKQICNSTAPSLIGLPLRQALMRAIAVGEANASMGKIVAAPTAGASGIIPAVLFTLQEQLDLNDSQLIKGLIVAGGIGLVIASRASLAGAIGGCQAECGSGAAMAAGMAVYLAGGSNAQIANAVAITLKNMLGLVCDPVAGLVEVPCIKRNAGATAQALVSAELALLDIVSVIPVDEVIDAMKQVGDALPCSLRETAQGGLAITPTALKLNKQIFG, from the coding sequence ATGACACAACTCAACAAATTTTCCTTAACAGAATGGTTAAACCAAGCTCAATCTGAGGGTATAGACTTCGCCGATTTTCTCTTAAGATATAATTCGCAGAACTTAGATACATCCAAAGATAAAATTCTTTTAGAAATGAGTGCTATGCTAGAAGTAATGAAAAACTCTATACTTAGTGGTTTACAAGGCTTAAAATCACCTAGTGGCATGGTTGGTGGCGCTGCAAAACAAATCTGCAATTCAACCGCTCCCTCTTTAATAGGTTTGCCGTTACGTCAAGCTCTTATGCGAGCAATTGCAGTCGGCGAAGCTAATGCCAGTATGGGAAAAATAGTTGCTGCGCCTACGGCTGGAGCAAGTGGAATTATCCCTGCTGTATTATTCACCTTACAAGAACAACTAGACTTGAATGATTCTCAACTTATCAAAGGCTTAATTGTTGCTGGGGGCATTGGTTTAGTAATTGCCTCACGTGCATCTTTAGCTGGCGCTATAGGTGGTTGTCAAGCTGAATGTGGTTCAGGTGCGGCAATGGCTGCTGGTATGGCTGTGTATTTAGCTGGTGGTTCAAATGCACAAATTGCTAATGCAGTGGCAATAACTTTAAAAAACATGCTAGGTCTAGTATGTGACCCAGTTGCTGGTCTTGTAGAAGTTCCTTGCATTAAACGCAACGCGGGTGCTACCGCCCAAGCCTTAGTTAGCGCCGAATTAGCTCTTTTGGATATTGTAAGTGTTATTCCTGTCGACGAAGTTATTGATGCTATGAAACAGGTGGGTGATGCTTTACCTTGCTCTTTACGTGAAACTGCTCAAGGCGGGCTTGCAATCACCCCTACAGCTTTAAAACTAAACAAACAAATTTTCGGTTAA
- the gatB gene encoding Asp-tRNA(Asn)/Glu-tRNA(Gln) amidotransferase subunit GatB: MKKKYETVIGVEVHVELKTKSKIFCGCTTEFGGDSNTHVCPVCLGMPGSLPVLNKQVVEFAIRTGLALNCEILQFNKMDRKNYFYPDLTKNFQTSQYDLPICLNGHIDIEVNGVTKRIGITRIHMEEDAGKLVHSGNTISDSDYSLVDYNRAGVPLIEIVSEPDLRSPEEARIFMEKLKAILEYIDVSDCKMQEGSLRCDANVSLRPYGQEKFGTRSESKNINSFKAVQRAIEYEEIRQAEILDDGGKVIQETRTWDDNKGISLSMRSKEEAHDYRYFPEPDLVPILIDNAWIDSVKTNLPELPEARKNRLITDYNLPAYDAEVITSTKAMAEFFDEVVAQAEDKIRDAKAIANWLMGDISAYLNNNNVAISDFQVSAANIASLVAFINKGVLSSKLAKTVFEEMIASNKQPAVIIKEKGLEQISDTSAIEKIVEETIAENPKSVEDYKAGKEKAIGFLVGQVMKKSRGKANPDMVNNLLKDKLNQ, encoded by the coding sequence ATGAAGAAAAAATATGAAACAGTCATTGGCGTTGAAGTTCACGTCGAACTAAAAACTAAATCTAAAATTTTCTGCGGTTGTACTACCGAATTTGGTGGCGATAGCAATACTCATGTTTGCCCAGTTTGCTTAGGTATGCCAGGGAGCCTACCTGTACTCAATAAACAAGTAGTAGAATTCGCTATTAGAACTGGTTTAGCACTTAATTGTGAGATTCTACAATTCAATAAAATGGACAGAAAGAACTATTTCTATCCCGATTTAACTAAAAACTTTCAAACTTCCCAATATGATTTGCCAATTTGCTTAAATGGGCATATTGATATTGAAGTAAATGGCGTTACCAAAAGAATTGGCATCACCAGAATTCATATGGAAGAAGACGCTGGTAAATTAGTACATTCTGGTAATACAATTAGTGATTCCGATTACTCATTAGTTGACTATAATCGTGCTGGCGTGCCACTTATCGAGATAGTTTCCGAGCCAGATTTAAGGTCACCTGAGGAAGCCAGAATTTTCATGGAAAAATTAAAAGCTATTTTGGAATATATAGATGTATCGGATTGTAAAATGCAAGAAGGCAGTTTACGTTGTGACGCCAATGTTTCTTTGCGTCCTTACGGGCAAGAAAAATTTGGCACACGTAGTGAATCTAAAAATATAAATTCTTTTAAAGCTGTGCAACGTGCTATTGAGTATGAAGAAATTCGCCAAGCGGAAATTTTAGACGATGGTGGTAAAGTTATTCAAGAGACACGTACTTGGGATGACAATAAAGGAATTAGCTTGTCTATGCGTTCTAAAGAAGAAGCTCACGATTATCGTTATTTTCCGGAACCTGATTTAGTTCCCATCCTAATTGATAATGCTTGGATTGACAGTGTTAAAACTAATCTTCCCGAGCTACCAGAAGCTCGCAAAAACCGTTTAATCACTGATTATAATCTACCTGCCTATGATGCCGAAGTAATAACTTCTACCAAAGCCATGGCTGAGTTTTTTGATGAAGTAGTTGCTCAAGCGGAAGATAAAATTCGCGATGCCAAAGCTATTGCTAATTGGCTAATGGGTGATATTTCTGCTTATTTAAATAACAATAATGTTGCTATTAGTGACTTTCAAGTTTCTGCAGCTAATATTGCTAGTCTAGTTGCTTTTATTAATAAAGGTGTGCTTTCTAGCAAGCTTGCAAAAACAGTTTTTGAAGAAATGATAGCTAGCAACAAACAACCTGCCGTGATCATTAAAGAAAAGGGTTTAGAACAGATTAGCGATACTAGCGCCATAGAAAAAATTGTAGAAGAAACAATTGCCGAAAATCCTAAATCTGTTGAAGACTACAAAGCAGGTAAAGAAAAGGCTATTGGCTTTTTAGTTGGTCAAGTAATGAAAAAAAGTCGTGGTAAAGCAAATCCTGATATGGTAAACAACTTGCTTAAAGACAAACTTAATCAATAG
- the sdaAB gene encoding L-serine ammonia-lyase, iron-sulfur-dependent subunit beta: MNILDIIGPIMIGPSSSHTAGAVRLALLAKNIFNEPIEKAEIFLHGSFADTYKGHGTDLALIAGLLGFKPDDGNIPHAYTIAQEKKLAISIEKINLGELAHPNSVKFILHSSKNRCEIIGCSLGGGRVSISEIDGFIVDINGQMPILLTIHNDKPGIIALVSSILSNSGINIAQMKVFRQNKGGLASMVIEIDQIIDKSIVQAITTLPNIQKVRSINNVI, from the coding sequence TTGAATATCTTAGACATCATTGGCCCCATCATGATTGGTCCTTCTAGTTCACATACCGCTGGAGCAGTTCGATTAGCTTTATTAGCCAAAAACATCTTTAATGAGCCGATAGAAAAAGCTGAAATATTTTTACATGGCTCTTTTGCAGACACCTACAAGGGGCACGGTACTGATCTAGCTTTAATAGCAGGCTTACTAGGTTTCAAACCAGACGATGGTAACATTCCTCACGCTTATACTATTGCCCAAGAAAAAAAATTAGCAATATCCATAGAGAAAATTAATTTGGGCGAATTAGCCCATCCCAACAGTGTAAAGTTTATCTTGCACAGTTCTAAGAATCGTTGCGAAATAATTGGTTGCTCGCTAGGTGGCGGCCGAGTTTCTATTTCCGAAATAGATGGTTTTATTGTTGATATCAATGGACAAATGCCCATATTATTAACTATTCACAATGATAAACCTGGTATAATTGCTTTAGTTTCTAGCATCTTATCTAATAGCGGCATTAATATTGCTCAAATGAAAGTTTTCCGGCAAAATAAAGGCGGCTTAGCTTCTATGGTTATCGAAATCGATCAAATTATCGATAAATCAATTGTTCAAGCAATTACTACTTTACCCAACATCCAAAAAGTACGTAGCATCAATAATGTGATATGA
- the gatC gene encoding Asp-tRNA(Asn)/Glu-tRNA(Gln) amidotransferase subunit GatC: protein MKLSAKDVAHVAKLSRLSIDEQEIDTFTAQFNDILNYAEILNNLDTTQVQATAQVLPLKNVLRPDVVFASLPNEMALANAPEKLDGCYVVPKVIDN, encoded by the coding sequence ATGAAACTTTCAGCAAAGGATGTCGCTCATGTAGCTAAACTATCAAGATTGTCAATTGACGAACAAGAAATTGATACTTTTACAGCTCAATTTAACGATATACTTAACTATGCAGAAATTCTTAATAATCTCGATACAACTCAAGTCCAGGCAACTGCACAAGTATTGCCTTTAAAAAATGTGCTACGCCCCGACGTCGTTTTTGCTTCCTTGCCTAATGAGATGGCTCTAGCAAATGCGCCAGAAAAACTTGATGGGTGCTATGTCGTGCCTAAAGTAATCGATAATTAG
- the gatA gene encoding Asp-tRNA(Asn)/Glu-tRNA(Gln) amidotransferase subunit GatA — translation MELYNETIKSLHNKLVNKEISSIELTNSVFARIDEVEPKVQAYISCNKELALDTAKKVDEKIARGEKIAPLAGIPAALKDNMCTQNILTSCGSKMLENFIPPYNATVVNKLIAQDYVLIGKTNMDEFAMGSSTETSYFHKTYNPWNLNNVPGGSSGGSAAAVAAGEAIWTLGSDTGGSIRQPASFTGIVGLKLTYGLVSRYGLVAYASSLDQIGPLTRSVEDSAIVLNSIAGHDPLDSTSIDLSIPDYTKALVNDIKGMRFGLPKEYFAKGLDPKVAEVINAAVKQIEALGGEIVEISLPHTEYAVTTYYIIAPAEASSNLARYDGVGYGYRSKNGKNLVEMTTNSRTEGFGAEVKRRIMLGTYVLSSGYYDAYYLKAMKVRTLIKQDFDKAFDKVDVILTPASPTVSYPVGAMVDPLSAYLLDVYTIPVNLAGLPAISVPCGFSDGLPVGLQLIGKPLGEESLLRASYTFEQNTSHHKFIAKLGGQ, via the coding sequence GTGGAATTATATAACGAAACAATAAAAAGTTTACACAATAAGCTTGTTAATAAAGAAATCAGTTCTATCGAGCTAACAAACAGCGTTTTTGCGCGTATTGACGAAGTAGAGCCAAAAGTGCAAGCTTATATTTCTTGCAATAAAGAGCTCGCTCTAGATACCGCTAAAAAAGTGGATGAGAAAATAGCGCGTGGCGAAAAAATAGCTCCTTTAGCTGGTATTCCAGCTGCGCTTAAAGATAATATGTGTACGCAAAATATTCTTACAAGTTGTGGCTCTAAAATGCTAGAAAACTTCATCCCCCCTTACAATGCAACTGTTGTAAATAAGCTAATTGCTCAAGACTATGTTCTAATTGGCAAAACTAATATGGATGAATTTGCAATGGGTTCTAGTACGGAAACGTCCTATTTTCACAAAACTTATAATCCCTGGAATTTAAATAATGTCCCTGGCGGTTCTTCTGGAGGTTCAGCAGCTGCTGTAGCTGCCGGAGAAGCAATTTGGACTTTGGGTTCTGATACTGGTGGCTCTATTCGTCAGCCAGCTTCATTTACTGGTATTGTTGGTTTGAAATTAACCTATGGCTTAGTTTCTCGTTACGGCTTAGTGGCCTATGCTTCCTCATTAGATCAAATTGGTCCTTTAACTCGTTCTGTAGAAGACTCAGCTATTGTTTTGAATAGTATTGCTGGACATGATCCTTTAGACTCTACTTCCATCGATTTATCAATCCCAGATTATACCAAAGCCTTAGTTAATGATATTAAAGGCATGCGCTTCGGACTCCCCAAAGAATATTTCGCTAAAGGTTTAGACCCTAAAGTTGCTGAAGTTATTAATGCAGCAGTCAAACAAATTGAAGCTTTAGGTGGTGAAATTGTTGAAATTTCTTTGCCACATACTGAATATGCGGTAACAACTTATTATATTATCGCCCCCGCTGAAGCATCTTCGAACCTAGCGCGTTATGATGGGGTAGGTTATGGCTATCGTAGTAAAAACGGTAAAAATCTTGTAGAAATGACTACTAATTCTCGTACAGAAGGATTTGGCGCCGAAGTTAAGCGAAGAATTATGTTAGGTACTTATGTACTTAGTTCAGGTTATTATGATGCATACTATTTAAAAGCGATGAAAGTTCGTACCCTTATTAAACAAGATTTCGATAAAGCTTTTGATAAAGTTGATGTAATTTTAACTCCAGCGAGTCCAACTGTCTCCTATCCAGTAGGTGCAATGGTTGATCCACTCTCTGCTTATTTACTAGATGTCTATACTATTCCCGTAAACTTAGCTGGTTTGCCAGCAATATCAGTTCCTTGTGGCTTCTCAGACGGACTACCTGTTGGTCTGCAATTAATTGGTAAGCCATTAGGTGAAGAGAGCTTATTAAGAGCAAGTTATACTTTCGAACAAAATACTAGCCACCACAAATTTATAGCTAAGTTAGGGGGGCAATAA
- a CDS encoding mandelate racemase/muconate lactonizing enzyme family protein, which yields MKIKEIQIGKISIPLKKPFKTALRTVTSAEDIVIKMIADSGEIGYGNAPPTLVITGDGQDSIVAAIKEAIAPKLIGLPVDALEEIKNIISNATIHNSSAKAAIDIAAHDLFAQKYKIPMYKLFGGYTNYMTTDLTISLNEPEQMVRDSLEAISEGYKALKLKVGNDVQLDLKRVQAIRKAVGDEILIRLDANQGWTPKEAIRIIRNFEDQGLGIELIEQPVKAYDFEGLKKVTDNVDTDIMADESAFGCYEVFKLLSMRACDLINIKLMKAGGLHNASKIAAFAETMGVQCMMGCMLESKIGITAAASIAAGKSIITKTDLDAAVLLASDPIVGGVSFEQDKLILPETPGLGITDIQGWIKIC from the coding sequence TTGAAAATTAAAGAAATTCAAATCGGGAAAATAAGTATACCACTGAAAAAGCCCTTTAAGACGGCCTTACGCACAGTTACTTCCGCTGAAGATATTGTGATAAAAATGATTGCAGACTCAGGCGAAATTGGTTATGGTAATGCGCCGCCTACTTTAGTGATTACTGGAGATGGACAAGACTCAATTGTTGCTGCTATTAAGGAAGCTATTGCGCCTAAATTAATTGGTTTGCCAGTAGATGCCTTGGAAGAAATAAAAAACATAATTTCTAACGCTACCATCCACAATAGTTCGGCTAAAGCAGCTATTGATATAGCAGCCCATGATTTGTTTGCCCAAAAATATAAAATTCCCATGTACAAATTATTTGGCGGCTATACTAACTATATGACTACCGATTTGACAATAAGTCTAAATGAGCCTGAACAAATGGTTAGAGATTCTCTCGAAGCAATAAGTGAAGGTTATAAGGCTTTAAAGCTGAAGGTTGGCAATGATGTACAATTGGATTTAAAAAGAGTACAGGCAATTCGCAAGGCAGTAGGCGATGAAATTTTGATTAGGCTAGATGCCAATCAAGGCTGGACTCCTAAAGAAGCAATTCGCATCATTAGAAATTTCGAAGACCAAGGTCTCGGAATTGAGCTTATTGAACAACCTGTTAAAGCGTATGATTTTGAAGGTCTTAAAAAAGTTACAGATAATGTAGATACGGATATTATGGCTGACGAATCTGCTTTTGGTTGTTATGAAGTTTTTAAGCTCTTAAGTATGCGTGCCTGTGATTTAATCAATATTAAGTTGATGAAAGCAGGGGGCTTGCACAATGCAAGTAAGATTGCAGCTTTTGCGGAAACGATGGGTGTACAATGTATGATGGGTTGTATGTTGGAGAGCAAGATTGGGATAACAGCGGCAGCAAGTATTGCAGCTGGGAAAAGCATCATCACTAAAACTGATCTAGACGCGGCAGTTTTATTAGCAAGCGATCCAATAGTTGGTGGTGTTAGCTTTGAACAAGATAAGCTTATTTTGCCAGAAACACCTGGTTTGGGAATTACTGATATTCAAGGTTGGATAAAAATTTGTTAG